A genomic region of Zea mays cultivar B73 chromosome 6, Zm-B73-REFERENCE-NAM-5.0, whole genome shotgun sequence contains the following coding sequences:
- the LOC103629022 gene encoding guanosine nucleotide diphosphate dissociation inhibitor At5g09550 isoform X2, producing MDFVGHALALHRDDRYLDEPALDIVKRMKLYADSLARFQGGSPYIYPLYGLGELPQGFARLSAVYGGTYMLNKPDCKV from the exons ATGGATTTTGTTGGACATGCACTTGCTCTTCATAGAGATGATCGTTATCTCGATGAACCGGCACTTGATATAGTGAAAAGGATGAAA CTATATGCAGACTCTCTTGCACGCTTTCAAGGAGGATCACCTTATATCTATCCACTATATGGGCTGGGTGAGCTACCACAG GGTTTTGCACGACTGAGTGCTGTTTATGGTGGTACTTACATGTTAAACAAGCCAGATTGCAAG GTTTAA
- the LOC103629022 gene encoding guanosine nucleotide diphosphate dissociation inhibitor At5g09550 isoform X1, whose product MDFVGHALALHRDDRYLDEPALDIVKRMKLYADSLARFQGGSPYIYPLYGLGELPQGFARLSAVYGGTYMLNKPDCKVFFFTSLHII is encoded by the exons ATGGATTTTGTTGGACATGCACTTGCTCTTCATAGAGATGATCGTTATCTCGATGAACCGGCACTTGATATAGTGAAAAGGATGAAA CTATATGCAGACTCTCTTGCACGCTTTCAAGGAGGATCACCTTATATCTATCCACTATATGGGCTGGGTGAGCTACCACAG GGTTTTGCACGACTGAGTGCTGTTTATGGTGGTACTTACATGTTAAACAAGCCAGATTGCAAGGTCTTCTTTTTCACCTCGCTTCACATAATTTGA